The window TAATCCAAACACGCTGGTGCATGGAACTATAAGATGAAACAGTAAAAATGTTTGTACCAGATTTTGTCATAGTAGGGTTACCTCAACTTGATTCTGCAATGAGTGTACATAATTGATTATCTCCTCTAGCATAACTGCCATCCCCATTGACTGTATGTTCATGCACTCATGTCAGCTACATCTTATGGATATAATCAAGAGATTTAAACTTCAACTCCGAATAAGCGAAGGTACATGTTTTTTACGATTATACAAGAATAATAAATGCATGAAATATACTAACAAATAAACTTGTGCAAAGGATTATTACCTTGTGGCATCCAGGAACAATGTCTTGCAAGCATCTtaatttgttattgattttctctcttcttatcTGGCACAACAAATAGTAAATTCACTGTCAAATTCTTCACTTCTTGACTTTCACTAGTACATTCCTATTCTTACACGTTAGAAGATATAATAAGCCTGGCCAGCGGTTAATAATCAGGCTTTATTGAACGTGTAAACTCTAGTACAAATTTACCCTTTCTGCTATACTGTGACTGTCTGTTGCCTGGCCTCTCTTAGCTCTAACATGAATAACTTCCTTTGATTTGTCCCCTTCTTTCTCCTTGTTTTTGCCTTTCTTACCTCTTCCTAAGTTCTGAACACATCAAGAAAAAGTACTGCTCAACTTACTTTTTGCACAAAGACTAGGAGTTAAAAACTGAAATTATAAAACAACCAGTAATAACTTCAAGAAACAGACAGATACACACATTCTTTTTCTCTGTGATGTTTATAGAGGCTGTAGGAGAAACGTTCTTGGAGCTGCCGGTTGATTGTTCCATTGCTTTTGGCTTCTTCCTTTCATGGAAAACATTTTGATTCAAGCTGACAGAATGAACAAGTGGTGCTGTACTCAAGATGTGAGGATGGGAAGTGCTTGAAAGGTTGTTGTGATTATATGTTGCAGGAAATTCAGGTTGTTGGTGGGCGAAGAAAGAGTCTGCTGAGAAGTCATGAGCGATGCTGAAATTCTCCAAGATGCTTGGATTCAGCTCTGGAAGATGCTTGAGCATTTCCATGTTCATGTCCATCATCTCTGTCAAGGGTTGAGAAGCCCCAAGCCTCTGCAGATATTCTGCAAACTCAGCCATCAAACTTCCAAGTACCAAAGCTTCTTAAAGGGCCTAATTTTGCTTACATACAAGAGGGTTTTGGAATACAATTTATAAGATTCCAACATGGTGCATTATTAGCTTAACAGCTTGTATTATTAGTAACTTGGATCTTGGGCCATCAAAATATGGGTATCAATgtaaatttgttttgctttacaGTTAAGCAAGTAAAAATTGAAAGCACAGGAGAATTACAAGTGGAAATTTCATTTTCTGAGTCTGAGTTTAATGGTAGGTACATGCAAAAGATATACATATCCAGTAGAGTAGGCCATGTATGTTTTTAGATAGTGGGGCTAAAATATTGGAAGAAATATGATAAAAGTACACTTCTTTTTCGCTttgccaaaagaaaagaaaaggttaaagTAGAAGGTAAACTTCGTTTCTAGCTTGCCTTTAGGTCAACTTGGGACCCTGTAAGTATcctttacaaaataaaaatgatataggCAATGTTTTGAGCAGCATAAACTATTTCTAGCACACAACCAGTTTAACTGTGTAATGCTTACAGTAATTTGTTGCACTCAATAATTCCATAACATAGCTCACCATCAGTGAACTTTTTCAATGTCATTAGATTTGTATTTTCGAGATTTTTCTAATCATACTAGTAAAgttataattaaagttttgaaatatttataagttcttttaatttctcttttctcaCTCCTAATGCATGGCAtttcacaaatttttttaaatgtcgcTATTTTGAATAAGAAGAAGTTATGAATGTTGCTATTGTGCaacaaatatgatttaacaTTTAGGTATTGTTTGTGTTTATGcagtgtaaaaatattttt of the Populus nigra chromosome 7, ddPopNigr1.1, whole genome shotgun sequence genome contains:
- the LOC133699149 gene encoding transcription factor BEE 1-like, with amino-acid sequence MAEFAEYLQRLGASQPLTEMMDMNMEMLKHLPELNPSILENFSIAHDFSADSFFAHQQPEFPATYNHNNLSSTSHPHILSTAPLVHSVSLNQNVFHERKKPKAMEQSTGSSKNVSPTASINITEKKNNLGRGKKGKNKEKEGDKSKEVIHVRAKRGQATDSHSIAERIRREKINNKLRCLQDIVPGCHKSMGMAVMLEEIINYVHSLQNQVEFLSMELAAASCSNDLKNLTESSKKAQGTNSTDDAQETQKWSRERYGEITCFHSTWSI